AAGCCAGGCAACCCAATGGGTTTAGATCTATGCAAATTTCCTAAATGATCATGGGATAATTGAAAATCAGGCCAATCTACCCCACAATGACCCATTGAATCTTGTTCAAAAATTAAAGGTTCTTCAATTTGTAATCCACGATTCCCGGTTTGGGTATTCGCATGGCTATTTAAATCTGCTGTCATATCAAATGCTTTCTTATGAGTGTCCTGCATTATAAAATTTCCTTCAAAGCTTGTACAAAAATATCTATATCATCTTGGGTCGTAAGTTCTGTAGCGCAAACAAGAAGAAGATTTTTAACATCCGCATTATTTGTATAAAGACGCGATGCTGGAACACCTGCCAAAATACCTTGGGCAGCAAGTTGATCAACAATGGGTGATGCGGGTTGCTTTAAATCTATTGTTATTTCATTAAAAAAGCTTGTATTTAAAATTTTTACCGAGGATAATTTTTCTAAAGCCTTAACCAAATCCAAAATCCGTGCGTGGTTATGTTTCGCTAGACGATGAAATCCTTCTTCACCTAATAATGTTAAATGTATCGTAAAGGCCAAGGCACATAAGCCAGAATTGGTACAAATATTACTTGTTGCTTTTTCTCGTCTGATATGTTGTTCCCGCGTTGATAAAGTTAAAACCCACCCACGCCGTCCATCAATATCAACTGTCTGCCCTGCAACACGTCCTGGCATTTGTCTTAAATATTTTTCACGGGTAGCAAATAATCCCAAATAAGGTCCACCAAAATTAAGACCATTTCCCAGCGATTGCCCTTCACCCACCACAATATCAGCCCCCATTGATCCAGGGGACTTTAAAAGACCAAGTGATACTATTTCCGTTACAACAATAATAAGTAAAGCTCCCACTTTTTGGCATTGGGTTGCAAGATCTGACCAATCTTTTAAATGGCCAAAAAATCCTGGATTTTGAACAACCACGCATGAAATTTCTGGTGTTAAGAGCGTGTGCACCTGTTGTGTATTATGAATATCTGGCGGAAGCACCATAGTTTCAAACCCATTGAATTTGGCATAGGTTTCTGCTGTTTCAGAATAATGAGGATGGACCGATCCTGTAATAATAGCTTTACCTCGCTTTGTTAAACGATTGGCCATCATAATGGCTTCAACCATCGATGTTGCCCCGTCATACATTGATGCATTGGCAATATCCATACCCGTAATTAAAGCAACTTGGGTTTGGAATTCAAATAAATATTGAAGCGTACCTTGGGTGATTTCCGGTTGATAGGGTGTATATGATGTTAAAAATTCCCCCCGCTGAATAAGATGGTCAACCACAGCTGGAATATGATGGCGATAAGCCCCTGCCCCTAAAAAGGAAGGCACCTTGCTTGTACCAAGATTTTTTCTGGCCAAATGACCCATAAAACGCTCAACTTCCATTTCACTTTGATGAAAAGGTAAATTGACAGGTTTTGATAATTGGGCTTCTTGTGGAACATCCGCAAATAATTGATCAATTGATGACACACCAATTTTTTTTAACATTTCTTGGCGTTCTTGATTAATCAAAGGAAG
This portion of the Alphaproteobacteria bacterium genome encodes:
- the gcvPA gene encoding aminomethyl-transferring glycine dehydrogenase subunit GcvPA, with amino-acid sequence MRYLPLINQERQEMLKKIGVSSIDQLFADVPQEAQLSKPVNLPFHQSEMEVERFMGHLARKNLGTSKVPSFLGAGAYRHHIPAVVDHLIQRGEFLTSYTPYQPEITQGTLQYLFEFQTQVALITGMDIANASMYDGATSMVEAIMMANRLTKRGKAIITGSVHPHYSETAETYAKFNGFETMVLPPDIHNTQQVHTLLTPEISCVVVQNPGFFGHLKDWSDLATQCQKVGALLIIVVTEIVSLGLLKSPGSMGADIVVGEGQSLGNGLNFGGPYLGLFATREKYLRQMPGRVAGQTVDIDGRRGWVLTLSTREQHIRREKATSNICTNSGLCALAFTIHLTLLGEEGFHRLAKHNHARILDLVKALEKLSSVKILNTSFFNEITIDLKQPASPIVDQLAAQGILAGVPASRLYTNNADVKNLLLVCATELTTQDDIDIFVQALKEIL